A section of the Sporosarcina sp. ANT_H38 genome encodes:
- a CDS encoding ribonuclease E inhibitor RraB, whose product MFPNDEDGQVLKSLKKEGADFSQRHDVDFHIACADEDSLQATLTVLHHNDFQVEGFYDEEYDDWDCTVQVNMLLEYQPIMDMQEKLDKLVKPFDAYSDGWGVMID is encoded by the coding sequence ATGTTTCCGAATGATGAAGATGGGCAAGTGTTGAAATCGTTAAAAAAAGAAGGTGCTGATTTCAGTCAACGACATGATGTTGATTTTCATATTGCTTGTGCAGATGAAGACAGTTTACAAGCAACTTTAACTGTTCTACACCACAATGATTTTCAAGTAGAAGGGTTTTATGATGAAGAATACGATGATTGGGATTGTACTGTTCAGGTGAATATGTTGCTGGAATATCAACCAATTATGGATATGCAGGAAAAGTTAGATAAATTAGTCAAACCGTTCGATGCATACAGTGATGGCTGGGGAGTAATGATAGACTAA
- a CDS encoding polyphosphate polymerase domain-containing protein, which produces MAIEIFSRKEQKYLITRRQYEELVERIGPEMRNDKNGVDGKYSVTSLYFDNVEKGIYFETKNKLKYRQKLRLRVYDDANLTSTAFFEVKQKHKQVVNKRRMLLPLGEAYRYLEEDGQAGFDHYKTSNSQVMKEIDYFRKFYRLRPEMVVSYSRHALHGIHDSELRITFDFDLRCRKEDLHIENGPYGEHFIDPDLVVLEVKVDHSVPLWLARILQGLQCEQRSASKFCTSMELLSGDVLPQAGYFEPNELEERLTGGIENGSDHELVFN; this is translated from the coding sequence ATGGCGATCGAAATCTTCAGTCGGAAAGAGCAAAAGTATTTAATCACTCGCCGCCAATACGAAGAACTTGTGGAACGGATTGGACCTGAGATGCGAAATGATAAGAATGGCGTCGATGGAAAATATTCAGTCACTAGCCTGTACTTTGACAATGTGGAGAAAGGCATTTATTTTGAGACTAAAAACAAACTAAAATACCGTCAGAAATTACGATTGCGCGTATACGACGATGCAAATCTTACTAGCACGGCATTTTTTGAAGTGAAGCAGAAACATAAGCAAGTCGTCAATAAAAGACGGATGCTTTTGCCGCTAGGGGAAGCGTATCGCTATTTAGAAGAAGACGGTCAAGCGGGTTTTGATCACTACAAAACGTCCAATTCACAAGTCATGAAGGAAATTGATTACTTCCGTAAGTTCTATCGGTTACGTCCCGAAATGGTCGTATCGTATAGCCGTCACGCATTGCACGGTATCCATGATTCAGAACTGCGTATCACCTTCGATTTCGACTTACGTTGCCGTAAAGAAGATCTGCATATCGAGAATGGTCCGTACGGAGAGCATTTCATCGATCCAGATCTCGTCGTGCTAGAAGTGAAAGTCGATCACAGTGTGCCGCTTTGGCTAGCTCGTATTTTACAGGGGCTTCAGTGTGAGCAGCGCAGTGCTTCAAAGTTTTGTACCAGTATGGAACTGCTGAGTGGAGATGTATTACCGCAGGCAGGCTATTTTGAACCAAATGAATTGGAAGAACGACTAACAGGAGGAATAGAAAATGGATCAGATCACGAACTTGTTTTCAACTAA
- a CDS encoding DUF695 domain-containing protein encodes MSENWEIYFSEFEGHAATILVDMEVTEEIEVKEFPIAMVVRLSYKNPDINGFLYFEEAQILDELEAQLNEKLEKHSIITPGRITSNGVREYVFYAQQNVVDVLISNCDEVFGQKEYAFEIIELQEEEPWEFYFNVLYPNQYEQQYIGNQWLTGQLEEHGDRAEVPREITHILYFKDTKGMKKFLKAVKKEGFSPDMDSLELNEDGYYTCLINHTEAVELPIINSVTDYLITIAEKYEGIYDGWETSVIK; translated from the coding sequence GTGTCGGAAAATTGGGAAATATATTTTAGTGAATTTGAAGGACATGCTGCTACGATTTTAGTAGACATGGAAGTAACAGAGGAGATTGAAGTTAAAGAATTTCCAATTGCAATGGTGGTGAGACTATCATACAAAAATCCAGATATAAACGGTTTTCTGTATTTTGAGGAAGCACAAATTTTAGATGAGCTAGAAGCGCAGCTCAATGAGAAGCTAGAAAAGCATTCTATCATCACCCCAGGCCGAATTACATCAAATGGTGTAAGAGAGTATGTTTTTTATGCACAACAAAATGTCGTGGATGTTTTAATTTCCAATTGCGATGAGGTTTTTGGGCAAAAAGAATATGCTTTTGAGATTATTGAATTGCAAGAAGAGGAGCCATGGGAGTTTTATTTTAATGTATTATATCCAAATCAGTATGAACAGCAATATATCGGTAATCAGTGGTTAACAGGTCAACTAGAGGAACATGGAGATCGAGCGGAAGTGCCAAGAGAAATTACTCATATCCTTTACTTTAAAGACACTAAAGGGATGAAAAAGTTTTTAAAAGCTGTCAAAAAAGAAGGTTTTAGTCCAGATATGGATTCTCTTGAATTAAATGAAGATGGCTATTACACTTGCCTAATCAATCATACAGAAGCAGTAGAATTGCCAATCATAAATAGTGTGACAGATTATTTGATTACGATTGCTGAAAAGTATGAAGGTATATATGATGGTTGGGAAACGAGTGTTATAAAGTAG